The Microbacterium sp. LWO12-1.2 genome includes a window with the following:
- a CDS encoding amidohydrolase, producing MRENSPSSEPIAMIRAVRIGGPGREFLLDDEPVDIQIAEGHIVDIAPTGTLRPQGEVLDADGTWAVPGLWDNHVHTVQWALAAEREPLGLVVSAAEAARRMTHVAPLADGRRVGSGYRDALWSDAPDLFTLDAATGDVPTYLINADVHSVWLNSAALRREGFHSVDGILREEDAFEISRRLNAVDPAHSDRAVQQAGEQAASRGVTGLVDFDMAWNAEAWPRRIAAGFAAHRVEFAVYPFDLDRAIAAGLRTGELLEPEGDPSARGGLVRVGPLKIISDGSLGTRTAACSHAYPGDPANFGVLNVPRDALIEALVTATGAGLSVAVHAIGDRATTSALDAFTVSGATGTIEHAQLVRHADLARFARLGVSASVQPQHALDDRDLVERHWAEQTAIGYPLASLLAAGAEVRFGSDAPVAELDPWRAIAAAVSRTDDEREPWHPEERVSVDQALQASVRSSIRPGEPADIVLCGLNPQTSTGSELRGMPVMATVLAGRVTHTA from the coding sequence ATGCGTGAGAACTCCCCGTCCAGCGAGCCGATCGCGATGATCCGTGCCGTGCGCATCGGCGGCCCCGGCCGCGAGTTCCTCCTCGACGATGAACCTGTCGACATCCAGATCGCGGAGGGGCACATCGTCGACATCGCGCCGACTGGCACTCTCCGACCGCAGGGGGAGGTGCTCGACGCGGACGGCACGTGGGCGGTGCCTGGGTTGTGGGACAACCACGTCCACACCGTGCAATGGGCACTGGCGGCAGAGCGCGAGCCGCTCGGCCTGGTCGTATCTGCCGCGGAGGCCGCACGCCGGATGACGCATGTCGCGCCGCTGGCGGACGGTCGTCGGGTGGGCAGCGGCTACCGTGACGCCCTGTGGAGCGACGCACCCGATCTGTTTACCCTGGACGCCGCGACCGGTGACGTGCCGACGTACCTGATCAATGCCGACGTGCACAGCGTGTGGCTGAACTCTGCCGCGCTTCGACGCGAGGGATTCCACAGCGTCGACGGGATTCTTCGCGAGGAAGACGCCTTCGAGATCTCGCGGCGTCTGAACGCCGTGGATCCCGCTCACAGCGATCGTGCGGTGCAGCAGGCGGGAGAGCAGGCAGCTTCCCGCGGTGTCACCGGACTCGTCGACTTCGACATGGCCTGGAACGCGGAGGCGTGGCCGCGCCGCATCGCAGCCGGCTTCGCCGCACATCGCGTGGAGTTCGCGGTGTACCCGTTCGATCTGGACAGGGCGATTGCCGCGGGCCTGCGCACCGGAGAACTGCTCGAACCGGAGGGCGACCCGTCCGCGAGGGGCGGACTCGTGCGGGTCGGGCCCCTCAAGATCATCTCCGACGGATCGCTCGGGACGCGCACCGCGGCCTGCTCGCACGCCTACCCGGGAGACCCGGCGAACTTCGGCGTGCTGAACGTCCCGCGCGATGCCCTGATCGAGGCACTTGTCACGGCGACCGGCGCGGGACTGAGCGTGGCCGTGCATGCGATCGGCGACAGAGCGACCACCTCTGCTCTCGACGCTTTCACCGTGAGCGGCGCAACCGGCACGATCGAACATGCTCAGCTCGTGCGTCACGCCGATCTCGCCCGATTCGCGCGGCTCGGCGTGAGCGCCAGTGTGCAGCCGCAGCATGCGCTCGACGACCGCGACCTCGTCGAGCGGCACTGGGCCGAGCAGACAGCGATCGGGTACCCGCTCGCCTCACTCCTCGCTGCCGGAGCCGAGGTGCGGTTCGGATCGGATGCGCCGGTCGCAGAGCTCGATCCCTGGCGTGCGATTGCGGCAGCGGTGTCTCGGACGGACGATGAGCGCGAGCCATGGCATCCGGAGGAGCGCGTGAGCGTCGACCAGGCGCTGCAGGCAAGTGTGCGGTCATCTATCCGGCCGGGTGAGCCTGCAGACATCGTGCTGTGCGGCCTGAACCCGCAGACATCGACGGGGTCGGAGCTGCGCGGGATGCCGGTCATGGCGACTGTTCTGGCAGGCCGAGTCACCCACACCGCCTGA
- a CDS encoding Dps family protein translates to MSKAQTVSTTASDPTVAAAAAQFLSPVVLGLEALTVNGKQAHWHVRGANFIGVHELLDTIVAHAGDFADTAAERIVALGLPIDARLSTVAEKAGTSAVPAGFTQSDELVRAVIADIDAILVDVKAAIDGLDEVDLTSQDVAIEIMRGLEKDRWFLVSHIAA, encoded by the coding sequence ATGAGCAAGGCACAGACCGTTTCCACCACCGCCAGCGACCCGACCGTGGCGGCTGCCGCAGCGCAGTTCCTCTCTCCGGTCGTTCTGGGTCTCGAAGCACTCACCGTCAACGGCAAGCAGGCCCACTGGCACGTCCGCGGCGCGAACTTCATCGGCGTCCACGAGCTGCTCGACACGATCGTCGCCCATGCTGGTGACTTCGCCGACACGGCTGCGGAGCGCATCGTCGCTCTCGGCCTCCCGATCGACGCGCGACTGAGCACCGTCGCCGAGAAGGCCGGCACCAGCGCAGTGCCCGCAGGCTTCACGCAGTCGGACGAGCTCGTGCGCGCCGTCATCGCCGACATCGACGCGATCCTGGTCGACGTCAAGGCCGCGATCGACGGTCTGGACGAGGTCGACCTCACGAGCCAGGACGTCGCGATCGAGATCATGCGCGGCCTCGAGAAGGACCGCTGGTTCCTCGTTTCGCACATCGCTGCGTAA
- a CDS encoding gamma carbonic anhydrase family protein, translating to MTIAAGASVLALPDRTPSIADDAFVAEGARVVGDVTLSPGVSVWYNAVLRADSAPIVIGRDSNVQDNVSLHVDDGHPVVVGAKVSIGHNAVVHGCTIGDGSLVGMGAVILSGAVIGDGCLIAGGAVVLGGTEVPDGSLVAGVPAKVRRALSDEERAGLVANADIYLTHLQTHSAATPA from the coding sequence ATGACCATCGCAGCAGGCGCGTCCGTCCTCGCCCTCCCCGATCGCACCCCGTCCATCGCCGATGACGCCTTCGTCGCCGAGGGCGCGCGTGTCGTCGGCGACGTGACCCTGTCTCCGGGGGTCAGCGTCTGGTACAACGCCGTGCTGCGCGCGGATTCGGCGCCGATCGTGATCGGTCGTGACAGCAACGTGCAGGACAACGTCTCGCTGCACGTCGATGATGGCCACCCGGTCGTGGTCGGTGCGAAGGTGTCGATCGGTCACAACGCGGTGGTTCACGGGTGCACGATCGGCGACGGCTCATTGGTCGGTATGGGCGCCGTCATCCTCAGCGGCGCCGTGATCGGAGACGGGTGCCTCATCGCCGGGGGAGCAGTCGTCCTCGGCGGCACTGAGGTACCCGACGGTTCGTTGGTCGCCGGCGTGCCCGCAAAGGTTCGCCGTGCGCTCAGCGACGAGGAGCGGGCGGGCCTCGTCGCCAATGCCGACATCTACCTGACGCACCTGCAGACGCACAGCGCTGCGACGCCAGCCTGA
- a CDS encoding YihY/virulence factor BrkB family protein: MSEATTEDEPSPNDLDARSWRFVARSVLRKFGADGTGDIAAGLTFHALLALIPAIMVIVSVVSLLGKESETVGLVLEVARTVASPEVAEGLASLVDALADSSIAGLALATGLALMIWAGARYIAVLGRGMNRIYGVDEGRPGWALKLMQLGVSVVLFATIWAAVAVLTLTEPVASAIGDALSLGDSVLIGWQIIRWPLLAALVVAAVAFVYDRAPNVKHPKFRWVSLGAGTAILVLLIATALFSFYVSTIVDYDRVYGPLAGAIIFLLWLWIANLALVLGVEFDAGVERARELRAGEPAEYRVQLPLRDTTQVEAKQQRATDEVREAREIRRHSDDTSS; the protein is encoded by the coding sequence ATGAGTGAAGCCACCACCGAGGACGAGCCGTCACCGAACGACCTCGACGCTCGATCATGGAGGTTCGTCGCGCGTAGCGTGCTCCGCAAGTTCGGTGCAGACGGCACGGGCGACATCGCCGCCGGTCTCACCTTCCACGCCTTGCTCGCCTTGATCCCCGCAATCATGGTCATCGTGTCGGTCGTGAGTCTCCTCGGGAAGGAGTCTGAAACCGTGGGGCTCGTGCTCGAGGTCGCCCGAACGGTGGCCTCGCCGGAGGTCGCGGAAGGCCTGGCATCGCTCGTGGATGCGCTGGCCGACTCCTCGATCGCCGGGCTGGCACTGGCGACAGGTCTCGCGCTCATGATCTGGGCGGGTGCTCGCTACATCGCCGTGCTGGGACGCGGTATGAACCGGATCTACGGTGTGGACGAGGGGCGGCCCGGCTGGGCGTTGAAGCTGATGCAGCTCGGTGTCAGCGTCGTCCTGTTCGCGACGATCTGGGCGGCTGTGGCTGTGCTGACGCTCACTGAGCCGGTGGCATCGGCGATCGGGGATGCGCTCTCGCTGGGGGATTCGGTTCTCATCGGATGGCAGATCATCCGCTGGCCTCTCCTTGCGGCACTCGTCGTCGCGGCGGTCGCCTTCGTCTACGACCGGGCGCCGAACGTGAAGCATCCGAAGTTCCGGTGGGTCAGTCTCGGCGCGGGTACGGCGATCCTCGTGCTCCTCATCGCCACGGCGCTCTTCAGCTTCTATGTCTCGACCATCGTGGACTACGACCGCGTCTACGGTCCGCTCGCCGGCGCGATCATCTTCCTGCTCTGGCTGTGGATCGCGAACCTGGCGCTGGTGCTGGGGGTCGAGTTCGATGCCGGAGTGGAGCGAGCGCGCGAGCTGCGCGCGGGAGAGCCCGCCGAGTACCGTGTGCAGTTGCCGTTGCGTGACACGACCCAGGTGGAGGCGAAGCAGCAGCGGGCAACGGACGAGGTCCGCGAGGCCAGGGAGATCCGTCGTCACTCGGACGACACCTCCAGCTGA
- a CDS encoding 3'-5' exonuclease: MAPAPDLPAWLTRVGVFDLETTGVDVTADRIVTAHVGVLDANGRQVAARSWLADPGIAIPEGATAVHGITTTHARAHGRPAAEVVAEVTGALRSLLAQGVPVVAYNASYDFSLLAHEAVRHGIEPLTDPSPIIDPLVIDKAYDRYRKGKRTLEVVAAHYAVPLEGAHEASADAIAAGRVAQALARQFVLPQSLTELHTRQVGWARSQAESLTEYFISVGRLEPEETLDGTWPVRPHALQ, translated from the coding sequence ATGGCGCCTGCACCAGACCTCCCCGCCTGGCTCACCCGCGTCGGCGTGTTCGACCTCGAGACCACCGGTGTCGACGTCACCGCGGATCGGATCGTCACCGCGCACGTCGGGGTTCTCGATGCGAACGGACGACAGGTGGCGGCTCGCTCCTGGCTCGCCGATCCCGGCATCGCCATCCCAGAAGGTGCGACCGCAGTCCACGGCATCACGACCACCCACGCCCGCGCGCACGGCCGGCCGGCCGCGGAGGTCGTCGCCGAGGTGACCGGTGCACTCCGCTCCCTCCTCGCCCAAGGAGTACCGGTCGTGGCATACAACGCGTCCTATGATTTCTCCTTGCTCGCCCACGAGGCGGTGCGTCACGGAATCGAACCTCTGACCGACCCCTCGCCGATCATCGATCCGCTCGTGATCGACAAGGCCTACGACCGCTACCGCAAGGGCAAGCGCACACTCGAGGTCGTCGCGGCGCACTATGCGGTGCCGCTCGAAGGCGCACACGAGGCCTCCGCCGATGCGATCGCAGCCGGACGCGTGGCTCAGGCGCTCGCTCGGCAGTTCGTGCTTCCGCAGTCGCTCACAGAACTGCACACCCGCCAGGTCGGCTGGGCTCGATCCCAGGCGGAGAGTCTCACCGAGTACTTCATCAGCGTCGGACGCCTCGAGCCGGAGGAGACACTCGACGGCACGTGGCCCGTACGACCGCACGCTCTTCAGTGA
- a CDS encoding alpha/beta fold hydrolase, with product MTVPSPYADRLSRLPVQRHEVEVSGGVTAYWVYGPQDAETTVIAVHGFRGEHHGLEPVLAFLPEARVIAPDLPGFGETSPLPGQSHDLDAYAEWLTEFAGTVAPGAVILGHSFGSIVTAAAVAGGLETPRLILMNPIGAPALEGPKGLMTRLAVLYYALGARLPERLGTALLRNRVIVRVMSITMAKTKDPALRRFIHDQHDTYFSRFSDRDVLRDAFVASVSHDVREFASEIDVPTLLVAAERDDITPIEAERTLAKRFSDASLVEIAHVGHLIHYETPAEAAGAIRRFLRIPVARGR from the coding sequence ATGACCGTGCCTTCCCCCTACGCTGACCGCCTGAGCCGTCTGCCCGTTCAGCGGCACGAGGTCGAGGTGTCAGGGGGTGTGACTGCCTACTGGGTCTATGGTCCGCAGGACGCGGAGACCACCGTGATCGCGGTGCACGGCTTCCGAGGTGAGCATCATGGGCTCGAACCGGTGCTCGCTTTCCTCCCCGAAGCACGCGTGATCGCGCCAGACCTGCCCGGATTCGGTGAAACCTCACCTCTGCCCGGCCAGTCGCATGATCTCGATGCCTATGCCGAGTGGCTGACGGAGTTCGCAGGGACGGTCGCCCCCGGGGCGGTCATCCTGGGTCACTCCTTCGGCTCCATCGTCACGGCTGCGGCCGTCGCCGGGGGGCTGGAAACGCCACGACTGATCCTGATGAACCCGATCGGCGCCCCGGCGCTGGAAGGCCCCAAGGGGCTGATGACGCGGCTCGCCGTGCTCTACTACGCGCTCGGTGCGCGTCTCCCCGAACGACTCGGCACCGCGCTGCTGCGCAATCGGGTGATCGTGCGCGTCATGAGCATCACCATGGCGAAGACCAAGGATCCGGCGCTGCGCCGCTTCATCCACGACCAGCACGACACCTACTTCTCGCGGTTCTCCGACCGTGACGTCCTGCGCGACGCGTTCGTGGCGAGCGTGTCGCACGATGTGAGGGAGTTCGCCTCGGAGATCGACGTCCCCACGCTGCTCGTCGCCGCGGAGCGGGACGACATCACCCCGATCGAGGCGGAGCGCACCCTCGCGAAGCGGTTCTCCGATGCATCGCTCGTCGAGATCGCTCACGTGGGTCACCTGATCCACTACGAGACCCC